From Patagioenas fasciata isolate bPatFas1 chromosome 23, bPatFas1.hap1, whole genome shotgun sequence:
TTGTGTAAAGGCAGCCAAGCTCTATAAAGCATGGAGCATTTTTCCAAGCAGGGAGAtttattttggtgggttttttttggtgctgtGAAGAGGTCAGCTATCGTGCTCCTAAGGATGGTTAATTTAAGTCCTTAGCAAATGTTAATAATTCAATTCTTTCCTAAGATTGGTGGGTGTTGAAGCAGAGAAAGTAGCAAAGGGACGTGATGAGAACAGCCAGGaaggatcatagaatcagagggccattttggttggaaaagcccctcaagatcatagagtccaaccattccccacccctggcgctgccccatgtcctgagaacctcatgtccatctgtccaacctcatgtccatctgtccagccctccagggatggtgactccagcactgccctgggcagcctgttccaatgccccacagccctttggggaagaaattgttccccagatcctaTCCTGCTGATGGTGGTTGTGTTGTGTCTCGATGTGCTCTCCACAGACGTGGTGGAATTAGATTTCCAGCATTAGTGGAATAAAACGATGTTATCATGGTGGTTGAAACAGCTGCTGCGTAGGCTTTGCATCCCACCACGTGCTAATCATCGCTTTCCATCTCTCCCCAGAGCTCGCCGCCTACCAGGGGAGGGGACCGCACGCATGCCAGTGGTCCTGCACCCCCCGAAACCCAGACAGGCGATAAGGTGGGGACAGCACGGCCGGCCAGCCCGTGGCGGCAGCGATGGCCCAGTCCCGCACCAATGGCTCGCACTACGCCCTGACGGCCATCGGGCTGGGGATGCTCGTCCTCGGCATCATCATGGCCGTCTGGAACCTCGTCCCCGGCTTCGGCCCCACCGACAAACCCGCCACCCACGCTGGGAACAGCAGCAAGCCCGACCGCGGCACCGGGGGCATTTTGAAGAGTAAGACCTTCTCGGTGGCGTACGTGTTGGTGGGAGccggggtgctgctgctgctgctctccatcTGCTTGAATATCCGCGACAAGAAGAGGCAAAGCGAAGACATCGTTCACGTGCAGCACCAAGCGTCTCCAGAGCCCTCGCACCAGGAGGACAGGTGAACCTGAATCACAGggccattttggttggaaaagcccctcaagatcaaccagtccaaccgttccccacccctggcactgccccatgtcctgagaacctcatgtccgtctgtccagccctccagggatggtgactccagaactgccctggcagcctgttccaatgccccacagccctttctgtgaataacttTTTCATTTTGGGGGTAAAAATGGGGCAAAATCAAGTGTAGGAATGAAACCAAGAGCTGTTATCCTTCCTCAAGAAGGTCAGGAGCAAGGAGAGCAAGGCCGATAGCAGCGAGTGCGCTCAAATAAAGGCACGGCCCGTGGCTCAGGGCACAAATACGTGATGGCGATTGGGTAGGAACAACTCCAGCTGTATTTATGGTGCCGTAGGTGACAGGGAGCATTGTTTTGTGTAAGCCAGGGTCTGGATGGAGCCGTGGCCACTACTGGCATTGGGAGCACTGGACTCGGTGGTTAATGGTTAACGAAGAGCGAGGTCGCTGGTGCGAGCAGAGAGAGCAGCAGGAGGTCAAGGGTGTCCTGTCTCACCCAGCACAGCTGTCCCCGATATAGGTTTTCCCCATGAAATTGTGATGATAACTTCATACGCAAGGGGAACACGAAGTATACGCATGCGTAAATGGAATTGTATTGCAGAGCTGAATCTCTTTGCAGAAAAACTCAAGGTATTAATACATACGCCACCAAAAAGACATCCAGAGGGGTGATGTCCCTGTCAAATGTCTTTTGGCTGATTGTCAAGAGGGGAGGGGGGACATCAGTATTCTGCTGGGGAAAGAAGTCACTGCTGTGCAATAGAAAAATGGGTTTTGTGAGCAAAGAAAGTGGACGTAGGTCACAAGGACATAAAATCGTGTGTGAATATAGGTGGGGTTGCGATCTGTTCCATCAAACAAAAAGGAAATGCTATAGATTGTAGAGGGGTAAATACACAGTGTTTCAAAAAGGTGAACCTGATTTCAAAGCAGTCTATTTCATGATGgtaatgttacaattacacaaaaatttacaaagggTTTAATGAGTTTCAAGTTTTAGGAACCTTCTCATAAGTGCTCTGTGTTCCCTCCCCCTGCTGTATGGACCCAACACCTCCCAAAGTGTTTCCTCCCACCAAGGTCACCGCTGCTGTGATTCTTTCGAGCCTGATTCAAACGGGGTCCAACTTTTCGAAACACCCTGTAACTTGCTAAAGTTTTGGGTGGATCTTTTTATCAGTTCGCTCCATCCCCAACCCATGATGAAGCTGAAATGATGTGCTACTGGAAGCCTGAACTgtagttttttaaaatgttattgatttttttctcctccagtcaAGAAGAGGATGAAGACACATCTTCCCAGTACTACGTCCCCAGCTACGAGGAGGTGATGAACTCGGGCTACTCCGAGCCCAGAGACTCGGACAGGGGCCCCCGGCTCAGCGTCTCCCTCCCCTCCTATGAGTCGCTGACGGGGCTGGATGAGAGCACCCAGACACCGGCCACGGCCGGCACGGAGCCCGGCACGGAACGGCACCCCAGCCGCCACAACTCGCGCCTCAGCAAACACCTGAAGCCGCTCAAGGTCCGGAGGATCAAGTCGGAGAAGCTGCACCTGAAGGACATCAGGTTAAACCTGGCCGAAGGGAACAGCAGCGTCCCCGTCACGATAGAGCCGCTCACCCCTCCGCCCAAGTACGAGGAGATTGAGGAGAAAGCGCCAGAGAGCCGACAAATGACTTAAGAGGAGGAGTATGCGTTGCTGCTGTGGGTT
This genomic window contains:
- the TMEM51 gene encoding transmembrane protein 51, giving the protein MAQSRTNGSHYALTAIGLGMLVLGIIMAVWNLVPGFGPTDKPATHAGNSSKPDRGTGGILKSKTFSVAYVLVGAGVLLLLLSICLNIRDKKRQSEDIVHVQHQASPEPSHQEDSQEEDEDTSSQYYVPSYEEVMNSGYSEPRDSDRGPRLSVSLPSYESLTGLDESTQTPATAGTEPGTERHPSRHNSRLSKHLKPLKVRRIKSEKLHLKDIRLNLAEGNSSVPVTIEPLTPPPKYEEIEEKAPESRQMT